The genome window AAACCAGAAAGCCGTTGCAGCCCAATCGTTGGAAAAAGTTTCAAAAGAGATATATTCCAAAATAGAAAATATTGATCACAACCTTGATCAATTCAGCGAAAAATTATGTCACGCCATTGCAGTCTTGGCGAGCAAGGAACCTGATTTGTATAACAATCTTCAAGTAAATCAGCAAGGGGTAGACACCATATGGAAAATGCTTAGTAGAACACCAGAGACCATACCGATGTATAACTATTTTTGTGCAAAGCTTGCGTCTACAGACATAAATTACCTGCTCATGGATATCATACAGAAAATTGAAAGCAATAAGACTGACGCCCTTTAAAAAAGCACGCATTCGTCGAAGAACATATGTGCTGACAAATAGGGCCAGTGACCATTTAATGGGGGTAATCAAAGACCTTTTTTTCAATTTTATAATATTTACTGTCCATCTTAACAATAACAAATAAGTTATCAGGTACACCAAAACTATTTCATTCCATAACAAGTAGAAAAGGGCAATGCTCACCAAACGAATCATCCCGTGCCTCGATGTCACCCTTGATAAGGAAGGGGGCTGCGTGGTCAAGGGAATCGAGTTTGTAAATTTAAAAGAGGCGGGCGACCCTGTGAAGCTTGCTAAGAGGTACAACGAGCAAGGTGCTGACGAGCTTGTCTTCCTGGATATCACAGCCTCGCATGAGAAGAGAGCCACGATGATCGAGGTGATAGAGAGGACTGCGGACGAGGTCTTTATCCCTCTCACGGTGGGAGGAGGAATAAGCAGTATAAATGCTATCAGGAGCATCCTCCGGGCAGGCGCTGACAAGGTCTCGATCAATACCGCTGCTGTGAAGAATCCTGATTTTGTGAGGGAATCCTCTGGGATATTCGGCTCGCAGTGCATCGTCACCGCAATCGACTGCAGGCGTAATTTTGATATCAATAATAAAAAAGATAAGACTATAATCGAGCTTGAGGACGGGAGGAAAGCCTGGTACGAGGTTGTAATCTACGGGGGAAGGACGCCTACAGGCATAGATGCTGTACTCTGGGCGCAGAAAGTGGAAGAACTGGGCTCCGGCGAGATACTGCTCACCAGCATGGACAGGGACGGTACAAAGGACGGATATGATTTACCTGTTACACGAACGCTCTCAGAGACGCTGGATATTCCCATAATAGCCTCTGGCGGCGCGGGGAATATAGAGCACATGTACGAGGCATTCACACAAGGAAAAGCTGATGCTGCGCTTGCCGCGAGCATCTTCCATTTCGGGGAATACAGCATCGGCGAGGTAAAGGAGTATCTCAGGAACAAAGGGGTGGCGGTAAGGGTTTAAGCCTATTCGATCTGTTTGATTTCACCCACGATATTTTCAAGCAGTAATCCCAGCGTTATAAGACCAAGAGGTTTTCCTTCCTCATCTATTACGAAGCACATGCTTGACTGGCTGCCTTTTATTAAATCTACGAGTTCGAGTAACGATGTGCCGGGATTTGCAAAGAGAGCTGGTCTTGCTATTTCTTTTATTGATTTTTTCCAGTCAGCCAGATTATTAAGAGCGTCTTTTATGTGCACGAATCCCAGTATTTTTCCTTCGTTAATAACAGGGATTCTTGCGAATTTCTTTCTGCGTACAAGTTCTACAGCATCGCCAAGCGTTGCCCCGGCATCAATGCATGTTACTTTTTCAAAAGGAATCATTATGTCCCCTGCTTTTATCCCGGAAAAGTCAAGCGCTGATTTGAGAAGGTGTCTCTCTTCTTTCTGAATTATTCCTTCCTCTTCACCTATTTCAATCATATAGCCCAGGTCCTCACGCATGAAAATGGGTTCTTTTATGGAGGTTTTCACACCGAGCAGCCGCAGTATGACATTCGTTAATCCTGTAAAGAAAATGATGAGCGGTTTTAAAATCCATATAAGAAATTTCATCACTGGCGCAAGTTTGTAGGCTATCCCGGGATTCCTTGCTGCATACGCCTTCGGGGTTATCTCTGCAAAAGCAACAATGAGGAGGGTGGCAACTATAGTTGCTATCGTTATGGCATTCGGACCAAAAAGATGAATTACTACTACTGTTACAAGTACC of Candidatus Methanoperedens sp. contains these proteins:
- a CDS encoding hemolysin family protein, with amino-acid sequence MSPTELSFTIIAIILLMLASIFFSLSETSIISQNRIRLKGHLSKGRKNASIIKEMLDVPENFLAAILIGNNIVNITISVLVTVVVIHLFGPNAITIATIVATLLIVAFAEITPKAYAARNPGIAYKLAPVMKFLIWILKPLIIFFTGLTNVILRLLGVKTSIKEPIFMREDLGYMIEIGEEEGIIQKEERHLLKSALDFSGIKAGDIMIPFEKVTCIDAGATLGDAVELVRRKKFARIPVINEGKILGFVHIKDALNNLADWKKSIKEIARPALFANPGTSLLELVDLIKGSQSSMCFVIDEEGKPLGLITLGLLLENIVGEIKQIE
- the hisF gene encoding imidazole glycerol phosphate synthase subunit HisF, encoding MLTKRIIPCLDVTLDKEGGCVVKGIEFVNLKEAGDPVKLAKRYNEQGADELVFLDITASHEKRATMIEVIERTADEVFIPLTVGGGISSINAIRSILRAGADKVSINTAAVKNPDFVRESSGIFGSQCIVTAIDCRRNFDINNKKDKTIIELEDGRKAWYEVVIYGGRTPTGIDAVLWAQKVEELGSGEILLTSMDRDGTKDGYDLPVTRTLSETLDIPIIASGGAGNIEHMYEAFTQGKADAALAASIFHFGEYSIGEVKEYLRNKGVAVRV